One Aliidiomarina minuta genomic region harbors:
- a CDS encoding trans-sulfuration enzyme family protein has translation MSSKKDLAFSTRTIHGGQEPDPTTGAVMPPIVTSSTYLQDSPGVHKGFEYSRSHNPTRFAYERSVANLEGGTQGLAFASGMAATSTILELLDSGDQVVAMDDLYGGSFRLFDKVRQRSAGLDFAYVDLADQEEIKNSFTDKTRMLWIETPSNPMLKLVDIEAAVRLAKAHNPNIIVVVDNTFATPFNQRPLEMGADIVMHSATKYLNGHSDMVGGMVVVGDNEDLAERMVFLQNAVGAIAGPFDSYLALRGVKTLALRMRQHNESGLKIAKWLEQHPRVKKVIHPGLVSHPQHELALSQMTGFGGMISIFLDGDIEAASRFLKAVEIFALAESLGGVESLIEHPAIMTHASIPVENREKLGIHDNFVRISVGIEETDDLIADLEQALEAM, from the coding sequence ATGAGCAGTAAAAAAGATTTAGCATTTTCAACCCGTACTATTCATGGCGGTCAGGAACCAGACCCGACGACGGGGGCTGTTATGCCGCCAATAGTGACCAGTTCAACTTATCTTCAGGACAGCCCTGGAGTACATAAAGGCTTTGAATACTCGCGTTCACATAATCCGACTCGTTTTGCATATGAACGCTCGGTAGCAAATCTGGAAGGCGGTACTCAGGGGCTGGCTTTTGCTTCTGGCATGGCAGCCACATCGACCATTCTGGAGCTGCTGGACAGCGGCGACCAAGTGGTGGCTATGGATGACCTTTACGGTGGCAGTTTCCGCTTGTTTGATAAAGTACGTCAGCGTTCCGCCGGGCTGGACTTTGCTTATGTGGATCTGGCAGATCAAGAAGAGATCAAGAACTCTTTTACCGATAAAACCCGCATGTTATGGATAGAAACGCCTAGCAACCCGATGCTTAAACTGGTTGATATCGAAGCCGCGGTACGTTTGGCCAAAGCCCATAATCCGAATATTATTGTCGTGGTTGATAATACTTTTGCCACGCCGTTTAATCAGCGTCCTTTGGAAATGGGTGCCGATATAGTTATGCACTCGGCCACTAAATATCTGAATGGCCATTCCGATATGGTCGGTGGCATGGTGGTGGTCGGTGATAACGAAGACCTGGCGGAACGCATGGTGTTTTTGCAAAATGCGGTAGGCGCTATCGCGGGGCCTTTTGACAGCTACCTGGCGTTGCGTGGGGTTAAAACTTTAGCTTTGCGCATGCGTCAGCATAATGAAAGCGGGCTTAAGATTGCAAAATGGCTGGAACAGCATCCACGGGTTAAGAAAGTCATTCACCCTGGTTTGGTAAGCCACCCTCAACACGAGCTGGCGTTGTCGCAAATGACTGGTTTCGGTGGCATGATTTCGATTTTCCTGGACGGTGATATTGAAGCCGCTAGTCGCTTCCTGAAAGCGGTCGAAATTTTCGCGCTAGCGGAAAGTCTGGGCGGTGTCGAGAGTCTTATCGAGCATCCGGCAATTATGACCCATGCCTCTATTCCGGTAGAAAATCGTGAGAAGCTGGGTATTCATGACAACTTCGTGCGTATCTCCGTAGGTATCGAAGAGACTGATGACCTGATCGCTGATTTGGAGCAAGCTCTGGAGGCTATGTGA
- a CDS encoding alanine racemase has product MSTLNWQHITGPRILVDTQRAKRNIQRMQAHADSTSVSLRPHFKTHQSVDIGRWFREAGTQAIAVSSVTMAQQFEKAGWRDIMIAIPLNPRELSAINRLAADTRLTLCIEHEDALNTLSRLSNPVDVMLEVDAGYGRTGLDCAQQERIQALALSTLNLPQVKNIGLLLHAGNSYQARGDDEIAQIHQQSLSQVRQLADFISLPDGHQLFISVGDTPTCSRMKSFPGADEIRPGNYVFYDLMQQHIGACEWDDIALTLACPIIARYPERNEVVVHGGAVHFSKDYIQRDGAPCYGQVMKMTDQGWAGEPVEGAFVHGLSQEHGKVRMPAGMAEQMQLGDLLVIAPAHSCLTMAAMREFVAFG; this is encoded by the coding sequence ATGAGCACACTTAACTGGCAACATATCACAGGGCCTCGTATTCTGGTCGACACACAACGCGCTAAACGTAATATACAGCGCATGCAGGCGCATGCTGACAGTACCTCCGTCAGCCTGCGACCCCATTTTAAAACGCATCAGTCTGTAGATATAGGCCGCTGGTTTCGCGAAGCTGGCACTCAGGCTATCGCGGTATCCTCTGTCACTATGGCGCAGCAGTTTGAAAAAGCCGGTTGGCGCGACATCATGATTGCCATTCCTCTTAATCCAAGAGAACTGTCCGCTATCAACCGACTGGCCGCAGATACCCGACTGACCCTTTGTATTGAGCATGAAGACGCCCTGAATACCCTCTCGCGACTAAGCAACCCCGTTGACGTCATGCTTGAAGTGGACGCGGGTTACGGACGCACCGGTCTTGACTGCGCACAGCAAGAGCGTATTCAGGCCCTGGCTCTCTCGACACTGAACCTGCCACAAGTAAAAAATATCGGTTTGCTGTTGCATGCGGGCAACAGTTACCAGGCACGAGGTGATGATGAAATAGCACAGATACACCAGCAAAGTCTGAGCCAGGTAAGACAACTCGCCGATTTTATAAGCCTTCCTGACGGCCACCAGCTATTTATCTCAGTCGGCGACACACCAACCTGCAGTCGCATGAAAAGTTTCCCCGGGGCCGATGAAATCCGCCCCGGTAACTACGTCTTTTACGATCTTATGCAACAGCATATAGGTGCCTGTGAGTGGGACGATATTGCGCTCACCCTGGCCTGCCCCATCATCGCGCGTTACCCTGAGCGCAATGAAGTCGTGGTGCATGGCGGTGCTGTGCATTTTAGTAAAGACTATATTCAACGAGATGGAGCCCCCTGTTATGGGCAAGTCATGAAAATGACTGACCAGGGCTGGGCGGGAGAGCCTGTTGAGGGCGCCTTTGTGCACGGATTATCTCAGGAGCACGGCAAAGTGCGCATGCCCGCAGGCATGGCTGAACAAATGCAATTAGGGGATTTACTGGTGATAGCACCCGCGCATTCTTGCCTGACTATGGCCGCCATGCGCGAGTTTGTTGCTTTCGGTTAA
- a CDS encoding VOC family protein encodes MPFHLAIPVDDLTAARRFYGDLMGCAEGRSSDQWVDWDFYGHQLVTHVAPERLLPPASNPVDGHAVPVPHFGVVLKMDDWKLLAERLEKAEIDFVIKPYIRFQGQPGEQATMFFNDPAGNALEFKGFANMDNLFAK; translated from the coding sequence ATGCCTTTTCATCTGGCAATCCCGGTAGATGATCTGACCGCAGCCCGTCGCTTTTATGGCGACTTAATGGGCTGCGCCGAAGGGCGTAGCTCTGATCAATGGGTAGACTGGGATTTTTATGGTCACCAGTTAGTTACCCACGTGGCGCCGGAACGTTTGCTGCCACCAGCGAGCAATCCGGTAGACGGTCATGCAGTGCCAGTACCTCATTTTGGTGTGGTATTGAAAATGGATGACTGGAAACTGCTCGCGGAGCGGCTGGAAAAAGCTGAAATAGACTTTGTTATTAAGCCGTACATTCGTTTTCAGGGGCAGCCTGGCGAGCAGGCCACCATGTTTTTTAACGACCCTGCCGGCAACGCTCTTGAATTTAAAGGCTTTGCCAATATGGATAATCTTTTTGCTAAATAA
- a CDS encoding YjaG family protein, translating to MTKHTTFQQIRELPFEHQALLACYLCARMRPNYDLFHRVTGFGDPKVLQGALDVVWQWLAQGGKANFSRWQEKVDDETPSEYGHDLLGVYPAMEACTAISTMLQGLIDKEGSPLLDVAKVSQGSVAHFLELSEGADMEVQAREQMLQEHELTAYEIAMQQAMVTFLSSQEELSPELVKQVRGMVADEGISNLGLAIEDLENAAPTR from the coding sequence ATGACAAAACATACTACTTTTCAGCAAATCAGAGAGCTACCTTTTGAGCACCAGGCTTTACTGGCCTGTTATTTGTGCGCACGTATGCGGCCTAATTATGATTTGTTTCATCGGGTTACTGGTTTTGGCGACCCTAAAGTACTGCAGGGGGCGCTGGATGTTGTCTGGCAATGGCTGGCGCAGGGTGGCAAAGCGAACTTCTCGCGTTGGCAGGAAAAAGTGGATGATGAAACTCCGAGTGAATACGGTCATGACTTACTTGGGGTGTACCCGGCGATGGAAGCCTGCACTGCTATTAGCACCATGTTGCAAGGACTCATAGACAAAGAAGGCAGTCCTTTGCTGGATGTGGCTAAAGTTTCCCAGGGCAGTGTGGCGCATTTTCTGGAGTTGAGTGAAGGGGCGGATATGGAAGTGCAAGCCCGCGAACAGATGCTACAAGAGCACGAGTTGACCGCGTATGAAATTGCCATGCAGCAGGCCATGGTCACTTTCCTGAGTAGTCAGGAAGAGCTAAGCCCGGAATTGGTTAAACAAGTGCGCGGCATGGTTGCTGATGAGGGTATCAGCAACCTGGGCCTGGCTATTGAGGATCTTGAGAATGCGGCTCCGACTCGCTAA
- the rsmD gene encoding 16S rRNA (guanine(966)-N(2))-methyltransferase RsmD — MAKAQQKGQIRIIGGRWRGRKLAVLHAEGLRPTGDRIKETLFNWIQFDLAGSRVLDLFAGTGSLGFEALSRGAAQATFVETHLPAARQLQENIALLKAEASVETRSAEQLLPSLPANSVDLILIDPPFQQGWLPRIIPLLENSGCLTEHALIYVECERREDFSQWPSNWHLLRDKEIGQVHFRLFTRES, encoded by the coding sequence GTGGCAAAAGCACAACAAAAAGGCCAGATACGAATTATCGGTGGCCGCTGGCGTGGCCGTAAATTAGCGGTGCTTCACGCGGAAGGATTGCGCCCAACCGGTGACCGGATTAAAGAAACCCTGTTTAACTGGATTCAGTTTGATCTGGCTGGCAGCCGGGTGCTGGATCTCTTCGCTGGCACCGGCAGCCTCGGCTTTGAAGCCCTCTCCCGCGGCGCAGCCCAGGCAACTTTTGTGGAAACACACCTGCCTGCGGCACGCCAGTTACAGGAAAATATAGCGCTCCTGAAGGCTGAGGCCAGTGTCGAGACCCGCAGTGCAGAGCAACTGTTGCCATCACTGCCAGCCAACAGTGTTGACCTGATATTGATAGACCCCCCTTTCCAACAGGGCTGGTTACCGCGTATTATTCCGTTGCTCGAAAATTCCGGCTGCCTGACTGAACACGCACTTATTTATGTCGAATGCGAACGTCGTGAAGACTTCAGCCAGTGGCCTTCTAATTGGCACCTGCTGCGTGATAAAGAGATTGGTCAGGTGCATTTTCGCTTATTTACCAGGGAGTCCTGA
- a CDS encoding YhgN family NAAT transporter → MDIPTATITLLLIMNPLGNLPIFLSVLRHVEPKRRKVVLMRELVVALIVMLLFLYLGSSLLEWLGLRQESVSIAGGIILFIIALRLIFPQPGGVLGLPAGDEPFIVPLAIPLISGPSLLAALLLFANQAPDRMLDWTIASVIAWGISATILMFSNIFLRALGQRGLNAIERLMGMILVMIAVQMFLDGIMAYMEQAA, encoded by the coding sequence TTGGATATTCCAACAGCGACTATTACCTTACTGTTAATCATGAACCCACTTGGCAATCTGCCTATCTTTCTTTCGGTGCTGCGTCATGTAGAACCTAAACGTCGCAAAGTTGTGCTGATGCGGGAGCTGGTAGTAGCACTGATTGTCATGCTGCTATTTTTATATTTGGGCAGCAGTTTGCTGGAATGGTTAGGGTTGCGTCAGGAATCGGTTAGCATTGCTGGCGGTATTATTCTGTTTATTATTGCGCTACGTCTTATTTTTCCGCAGCCGGGTGGGGTGTTGGGTTTACCCGCGGGCGATGAGCCCTTTATCGTGCCCTTGGCCATTCCGTTGATTTCGGGACCGTCGCTACTGGCTGCGTTGCTTTTATTCGCTAACCAGGCACCGGATCGTATGCTGGACTGGACTATTGCCAGTGTTATCGCATGGGGTATTTCAGCGACTATCCTGATGTTCAGTAACATTTTTCTGCGTGCTTTAGGTCAGCGAGGACTCAATGCTATTGAACGGCTAATGGGTATGATTCTGGTAATGATTGCAGTGCAGATGTTTCTGGATGGCATTATGGCTTATATGGAACAGGCGGCATAA
- a CDS encoding pyridoxal-phosphate dependent enzyme has translation MNWQYAAGQEALQLDCINRAQQLIAPYVVHTPVLQNAHLDELAGAQLFFKCENLQRTGAFKFRGACHALLQLPKEVREAGVYTVSSGNHGAALACAGQLLNIKVRVAVPSSGSAVKKANIARYAADIVEIEPGMAAREAIVAQWQQEDPEARFIPPYNHEHIIAGQGTAALELIKEQPHLNSLIAPVGGGGLLSGTIMVGHSQSMAIYAAEPELADDAWASLEQGQIQPAREPKTICDGLLTSLGDKTFPIIRDGVDKIIRVSEQQVIEAMQLIWQELKVIVEPSSATVLAAVLAQPALFQKQNIGLLLSGGNLDITRVPWNSSILELEL, from the coding sequence ATGAACTGGCAATACGCAGCAGGGCAAGAAGCCTTACAACTAGACTGCATTAACCGCGCACAGCAATTAATTGCGCCTTATGTAGTTCATACACCAGTGCTACAGAATGCACACCTCGATGAACTTGCCGGTGCTCAGCTTTTTTTCAAATGTGAAAACCTGCAGCGTACCGGTGCCTTTAAGTTCCGTGGCGCCTGTCATGCGCTCCTGCAATTACCCAAAGAAGTCCGCGAAGCCGGAGTTTACACAGTTTCTTCAGGTAATCATGGGGCTGCACTTGCCTGCGCTGGGCAATTGCTTAATATTAAGGTCCGCGTCGCCGTTCCCAGTTCTGGTTCAGCTGTCAAAAAAGCTAATATTGCCCGTTATGCAGCCGATATCGTCGAAATCGAGCCAGGCATGGCGGCCAGGGAAGCTATCGTCGCCCAATGGCAACAGGAAGACCCTGAAGCTCGCTTTATACCCCCCTATAACCATGAGCATATTATTGCAGGCCAGGGTACCGCTGCACTGGAGCTGATCAAAGAACAGCCTCACCTCAACTCCCTGATAGCCCCCGTTGGTGGGGGCGGTTTATTAAGCGGTACTATTATGGTGGGACATAGCCAAAGCATGGCGATTTACGCTGCCGAACCTGAACTGGCCGATGACGCCTGGGCGTCACTTGAGCAAGGACAAATCCAGCCAGCACGAGAACCAAAAACTATTTGCGACGGCCTGTTAACCTCACTAGGCGATAAAACTTTCCCCATTATTCGTGATGGTGTCGATAAAATCATTCGTGTTTCCGAACAGCAGGTAATTGAAGCGATGCAACTGATTTGGCAAGAACTCAAAGTCATAGTAGAGCCTTCTTCAGCCACTGTACTGGCCGCCGTCCTTGCACAACCTGCACTATTCCAGAAACAAAATATCGGTCTACTCCTGAGTGGCGGCAACCTGGATATCACACGCGTCCCCTGGAACAGCAGCATACTGGAGTTAGAACTTTAA
- a CDS encoding PLP-dependent cysteine synthase family protein, which yields MKVYANALEMIGNTPMIRVNHLDTGPCELYLKLEIQNPGASIKDRIAVSMIEAAEAEGKIKPGDTLIEATAGNTGLGLGLVAAQKGYKLIIVLPDKMSREKLHNLRAIGAEVIETRSDVHKGHPEYYQDMALRLSKERNAFYINQFENPANVKAHYETTAPEMWQQMEGNLDAFVCGVGSGGTLSGVGRFLREKNKNVDLVLADPKGSILEPLVNEGKEVDPGSWLIEGIGEDFIPKTCDISLANKAYAISDKESFQTARDVLLKEGIMVGPSSGTLIAAALRYCQNQTEPKRVVTLACDTGCRYLSKLFNDEWIAAQDLD from the coding sequence ATGAAAGTTTATGCAAATGCGTTAGAAATGATTGGCAACACTCCCATGATCCGTGTCAACCATCTGGATACCGGGCCATGTGAGCTTTACCTTAAACTGGAAATTCAGAATCCAGGTGCGTCTATTAAAGATCGTATAGCGGTTAGCATGATTGAAGCGGCTGAAGCGGAAGGTAAAATTAAGCCAGGCGATACCTTGATTGAAGCGACAGCTGGTAACACCGGGCTGGGCCTGGGCCTGGTCGCGGCGCAAAAAGGTTATAAGTTGATCATTGTGTTGCCGGATAAAATGAGCCGAGAAAAACTGCACAATCTGCGTGCTATTGGCGCGGAAGTGATTGAAACCCGGTCTGACGTGCATAAAGGCCATCCTGAATATTATCAGGATATGGCATTAAGACTCTCAAAAGAACGTAATGCATTTTATATTAACCAGTTTGAAAACCCAGCTAATGTAAAAGCTCACTATGAAACTACAGCACCTGAAATGTGGCAACAGATGGAAGGCAACTTGGATGCCTTTGTTTGTGGTGTAGGTTCTGGTGGCACTTTAAGTGGTGTGGGCAGGTTTTTACGAGAAAAGAACAAGAATGTGGATCTGGTGCTGGCGGATCCTAAAGGCTCTATTCTGGAACCTTTGGTCAACGAAGGAAAAGAAGTAGATCCGGGCAGCTGGCTGATTGAGGGGATTGGCGAAGATTTTATTCCTAAAACCTGTGATATCTCGCTGGCGAACAAAGCCTACGCAATAAGTGATAAAGAATCGTTCCAGACGGCGCGCGATGTGCTGTTGAAAGAAGGCATTATGGTTGGACCTTCCAGTGGTACCTTAATAGCTGCTGCACTGCGCTACTGTCAAAACCAGACAGAGCCTAAACGAGTGGTTACCCTGGCTTGTGACACTGGCTGTCGTTATCTGTCTAAACTATTTAATGATGAATGGATTGCCGCGCAGGATCTGGACTAA
- the ftsY gene encoding signal recognition particle-docking protein FtsY: MIKAMLESATHYFLTQRGQTRLMAEKSSFLSSLFGNKKKDNKETEAQESVTPPPPEVEPSRPADATEDAAIAMAESAHLQQQKNEQQLASKKAAPEQEKKGLWKRLRDGLKKTSSSFGTGLSSVFVGKKIDDELFEDLETQLLMADVGVATTRKIIAELTDHASRKELQDADLLYQRLKEYLAEILQPVSKPLDLDQADGPMVILMVGVNGVGKTTTIGKLAQQFQREGKSVMLAAGDTFRAAAVEQLQVWGERNDIPVVAQHTGSDSASVIYDAVEAARARKVDVLIADTAGRLQNKANLMEELKKIVRVMKKLDINAPHEIMLTLDAGTGQNAISQANLFNQAVGVTGLVMTKLDGTAKGGVIFGLADQFAIPIRYIGVGEQLDDLRPFVASEFIDALFADAEHSEQA; encoded by the coding sequence ATGATTAAGGCCATGCTAGAATCAGCAACTCACTATTTTCTCACTCAGCGCGGGCAGACAAGACTTATGGCAGAAAAAAGCTCATTTCTTTCTTCACTTTTTGGCAATAAGAAAAAAGATAATAAAGAGACCGAAGCGCAGGAGTCAGTCACCCCACCACCTCCTGAAGTTGAACCCTCTCGTCCTGCGGATGCTACTGAGGATGCGGCTATTGCCATGGCAGAGTCGGCTCATTTGCAGCAACAGAAAAATGAGCAGCAGCTTGCCAGCAAAAAAGCAGCACCTGAGCAGGAAAAGAAAGGTTTGTGGAAACGCCTGCGTGATGGGCTGAAAAAAACGTCCAGTTCTTTCGGTACTGGCTTAAGCAGTGTTTTTGTCGGCAAAAAAATAGACGACGAATTATTTGAAGATCTTGAAACTCAGTTACTCATGGCCGATGTGGGCGTGGCTACAACACGTAAAATTATTGCTGAGCTAACTGACCACGCCTCACGTAAAGAGCTACAGGACGCTGATTTGTTATATCAGCGACTGAAAGAGTACCTGGCCGAGATTTTACAACCGGTAAGCAAACCGTTGGATCTGGATCAGGCTGATGGGCCTATGGTTATTCTGATGGTGGGGGTAAATGGCGTGGGAAAAACCACCACCATAGGTAAACTGGCGCAACAGTTCCAGCGCGAGGGTAAGTCCGTCATGCTGGCCGCTGGTGATACCTTCAGGGCGGCGGCTGTAGAGCAATTACAGGTCTGGGGTGAACGTAATGATATTCCGGTCGTTGCCCAGCATACTGGCTCGGATAGTGCGTCTGTTATTTACGATGCAGTTGAGGCGGCCAGAGCAAGAAAAGTGGATGTTCTGATAGCGGATACCGCAGGCCGGCTACAGAACAAAGCAAATTTGATGGAAGAGCTGAAAAAAATAGTTCGGGTAATGAAGAAGTTAGATATAAATGCTCCGCATGAGATCATGTTGACCCTGGATGCCGGAACAGGTCAGAATGCAATCAGTCAGGCGAACTTATTTAACCAGGCGGTTGGTGTAACCGGACTGGTGATGACAAAACTGGATGGCACCGCTAAGGGTGGGGTTATTTTCGGTCTGGCAGATCAGTTTGCCATTCCTATTCGCTATATTGGGGTGGGTGAGCAGCTGGATGATCTGCGGCCTTTTGTTGCAAGCGAATTTATTGACGCATTGTTTGCAGATGCGGAGCATTCAGAGCAGGCGTAA
- a CDS encoding S8 family peptidase produces the protein MKKTTTLKLSLISLSLIAASGVTLASSESPLKQTEVAKPAPPGQVQERQESGIPSQAQSLLRDVRIRRGPTDSVIVRFKADRDPEVEAKIQGNPSERGALMQVRAQQLSRNSGQQLRFQRSMGLPHTHVFEVEGGIRGRDSKAALAAILNDPSVEFVEENRVHTIMQTPNDPGYDQQWHYYENVGGLNAPGAWSEGITGQGTVVAVLDTGYRPHADLNANILPGYDMISDPWRANDGTNGRDSDARDPGDWVQAGACGSNPAQNSSWHGTHVAGTIAAVTNNNQGVAGVAYDASILPVRVLGRCGGTTADIADGILWAAGASVPGVPGNANPADVINLSLGGGGACQSVTQQAINTARGNGAAVVVASGNSNTNADGFSPSNCNGVISVAATNRNGGRASYSNYGNSVTLAAPGGQMTSANDPGGVLSTYNSGTTTPASDNYSFSQGTSMAAPHVAAVAALIKEASPGASPADIEQFLVANARSFPATCNGCGAGIADAGASVQAALGGGSGGNGGGSGSVDNLSAATNEWNRFTFDIPSGMSTLEVIISGGTGDADLYIRHGSQPTLQDWDCRPYLNGNNEVCTVNNPAAGVWHLGVHAYQAYSGVRLEASYQP, from the coding sequence ATGAAAAAAACAACAACATTAAAGTTAAGTTTAATTTCTTTATCGCTAATCGCCGCTTCAGGCGTGACTTTGGCGTCCTCTGAATCTCCATTAAAACAAACAGAAGTAGCAAAACCGGCACCTCCAGGACAAGTCCAGGAGCGGCAGGAGTCGGGTATTCCAAGCCAGGCTCAGAGCCTTTTGCGCGATGTGCGTATCAGAAGAGGCCCTACCGACAGTGTGATCGTCCGCTTTAAAGCGGACCGTGATCCTGAGGTAGAAGCTAAGATTCAGGGCAACCCTTCTGAACGTGGCGCTTTAATGCAGGTACGGGCGCAGCAACTTTCCAGAAATTCTGGCCAGCAACTTCGTTTCCAGCGCAGCATGGGGTTACCTCATACCCATGTGTTTGAGGTCGAAGGCGGCATAAGAGGGCGAGATAGCAAAGCCGCTCTCGCTGCTATTTTAAATGACCCTAGTGTTGAATTCGTGGAAGAGAACCGGGTGCATACTATTATGCAAACCCCGAATGATCCCGGTTACGATCAGCAGTGGCATTATTACGAGAACGTCGGTGGTCTGAATGCGCCTGGAGCTTGGTCTGAAGGTATTACCGGTCAGGGAACTGTTGTTGCGGTACTGGATACCGGTTATCGGCCTCATGCAGATTTGAATGCTAATATTCTGCCGGGTTACGACATGATATCGGATCCCTGGAGAGCCAATGACGGCACTAATGGTCGTGACAGCGATGCCCGCGATCCGGGTGACTGGGTTCAAGCCGGTGCTTGTGGCTCTAATCCAGCTCAGAACTCTAGCTGGCACGGCACTCACGTGGCTGGCACGATAGCTGCGGTGACTAATAACAACCAGGGTGTGGCGGGTGTTGCTTATGACGCCAGCATTTTGCCAGTCCGGGTGTTAGGCCGTTGTGGTGGTACTACGGCTGATATTGCCGATGGTATTTTATGGGCAGCCGGCGCTTCAGTTCCAGGCGTGCCGGGCAATGCTAATCCGGCGGATGTCATCAACCTCAGCTTAGGGGGTGGGGGTGCCTGTCAGTCGGTAACACAGCAGGCGATTAATACAGCCCGGGGCAATGGCGCTGCAGTCGTGGTAGCGTCCGGTAACAGTAATACCAATGCAGATGGCTTCTCACCATCTAACTGTAATGGTGTTATCAGCGTGGCTGCAACTAATCGCAATGGTGGCCGCGCGAGCTACTCAAACTATGGTAATTCGGTAACACTGGCTGCTCCTGGCGGTCAGATGACCTCTGCGAATGACCCTGGTGGCGTACTTTCTACCTATAATAGTGGTACCACTACACCGGCTTCTGATAACTATTCTTTTAGTCAGGGAACCTCAATGGCAGCACCTCATGTTGCAGCTGTAGCGGCCTTGATTAAGGAAGCTTCACCAGGCGCTTCGCCTGCTGACATAGAGCAGTTTTTGGTCGCCAATGCCCGTAGTTTCCCTGCTACCTGTAATGGTTGCGGCGCAGGCATCGCGGATGCCGGTGCTTCAGTACAGGCTGCTCTGGGTGGTGGCTCAGGCGGTAACGGTGGTGGTAGTGGAAGTGTGGATAACTTATCCGCAGCGACGAATGAATGGAATCGCTTCACTTTCGATATTCCGTCTGGTATGAGCACGCTTGAAGTTATCATTTCTGGTGGTACTGGCGATGCTGATCTCTATATTCGTCATGGCTCTCAACCAACACTGCAGGACTGGGACTGTCGACCTTACCTGAATGGTAATAATGAAGTCTGCACGGTCAATAATCCTGCTGCAGGTGTCTGGCACCTGGGCGTACATGCGTATCAGGCTTATTCCGGAGTTCGTCTGGAAGCAAGCTACCAGCCTTAA
- a CDS encoding DUF1145 domain-containing protein — MRWIIYVGQAVFIGLWAVLIANLIWPFPGKAFALFTLLLLIVTLMHLVNVLLFMGMVQGRMRPDKKDYWNVFVFGIIGWLMALRRHQQAPSVSESEPHSQDPQ, encoded by the coding sequence ATGCGCTGGATAATTTATGTTGGCCAGGCTGTTTTCATTGGCCTTTGGGCTGTTCTTATAGCTAATTTAATCTGGCCTTTTCCGGGCAAAGCTTTTGCTTTGTTTACTTTGCTCTTGCTGATCGTAACCCTAATGCACCTGGTCAATGTGCTGCTCTTTATGGGCATGGTGCAAGGCCGCATGCGGCCGGATAAAAAAGATTACTGGAACGTTTTTGTGTTCGGTATTATTGGCTGGTTGATGGCTTTACGTCGCCACCAGCAAGCCCCCTCGGTTAGCGAGTCGGAGCCGCATTCTCAAGATCCTCAATAG